One Micromonospora craniellae genomic region harbors:
- a CDS encoding biotin/lipoyl-binding carrier protein produces the protein MAEEIRAEMVANVWKVVASAGDTVSEGDTLVILESMKMEIPVIAESDGIVQQLAVNEGDVVQDGDLIAVIG, from the coding sequence ATGGCCGAGGAGATCCGCGCCGAGATGGTGGCGAACGTCTGGAAGGTCGTCGCGTCGGCCGGGGACACCGTGTCCGAGGGGGACACCCTGGTGATCCTGGAGTCGATGAAGATGGAGATCCCGGTGATCGCGGAGTCCGACGGGATCGTCCAGCAGCTCGCGGTCAACGAGGGCGACGTGGTGCAGGACGGTGACCTGATCGCGGTGATCGGTTGA
- a CDS encoding GNAT family N-acetyltransferase — MRVLVRPAEPADFAAVARLTVAAYEADGQLKGESGYAEVLADVSGRAAHGRILIAVDPATGQVLGTVTFVLPGSRYAEMCGPGEAEFRMLAVDPAAQGRGAGAALVEACVAEATELACTALVICVRAGHAEPAHWLYQRRGFVRVPEQDWSPLPGVDLLALRLALTAAPPGRDDSGCGSADREE, encoded by the coding sequence ATTCGCGTCCTGGTCCGACCGGCCGAGCCGGCCGACTTCGCCGCGGTGGCCCGGCTGACCGTCGCGGCGTACGAGGCCGACGGCCAGCTGAAGGGCGAGAGCGGCTACGCCGAGGTCCTCGCCGACGTCAGCGGTCGGGCGGCACACGGCCGGATCCTGATCGCCGTCGACCCGGCCACCGGCCAGGTGCTCGGCACGGTCACCTTCGTGCTGCCGGGCAGCAGGTACGCCGAGATGTGCGGGCCGGGCGAGGCGGAGTTCCGGATGCTGGCGGTCGATCCGGCGGCACAGGGTCGGGGTGCCGGAGCCGCACTGGTCGAGGCGTGCGTGGCAGAGGCGACCGAGTTGGCGTGCACGGCCCTGGTGATCTGCGTACGCGCCGGCCACGCCGAGCCGGCGCACTGGCTCTACCAGCGGCGCGGCTTCGTCCGCGTACCGGAACAGGACTGGTCGCCGTTGCCCGGCGTCGACCTGCTCGCCCTGCGCCTGGCTCTCACCGCAGCGCCGCCGGGCCGTGACGACAGCGGGTGCGGCTCAGCCGATCGCGAGGAGTAG
- a CDS encoding tetratricopeptide repeat protein, with protein MAEGTDDRALPATEELALARQALDSGDLAHAADHVAAALARAPTLPEVHETLARLAAAGGDDAVRLFPLQHHTFIGAVVARAHLLAAAGRPAEGLDLLVAATAHAPGADWAGVPWVTSPELAERLGPDQAARVLMQVCAAAPDPVPASDRAALAAYLTLARNAVTVHPEHGLLLGTASALARRVGEVPLAVRWAARGVRAAPSKIGEVWLGYALRSAGRTREALAALRRAVDHDPDDLAVYADIAGTLADHGRLDEALVWIERALTRNPSFDCAVHTAHRLRFQRDADVRHLVALADFARDHPDDSHEHGDLAECCRGRPWLGQVTPVASPPEGTRQPATAPDEARPTPPPPSADAARRLRQVAHPAWPHPPAAYDTAVGLATLDLPDLLGLLAHPPEAPPTALGRVLAGQDPALWVRCVQVWACLGLLHHRTDEPWAASTRRRVLTELTDTEEVTEAALFALVTAAWVDPSVRPDVAGLVAARLATVAEATRQGPVAMAASVAHLALATPDLDPGSVTVARTLAGAPGGGHRSPLRALLSRLLRPFRPRLPGPP; from the coding sequence GTGGCCGAGGGAACCGACGATCGGGCGTTGCCGGCGACGGAGGAACTGGCCCTGGCCCGGCAGGCCCTGGACTCCGGCGACCTGGCACACGCGGCTGACCATGTCGCGGCCGCGCTGGCCCGGGCACCGACGCTGCCCGAGGTACACGAGACCCTCGCCCGGCTGGCCGCCGCCGGCGGTGACGACGCGGTGCGACTCTTCCCCCTGCAACACCACACCTTCATCGGCGCGGTCGTCGCCCGGGCACACCTGCTCGCCGCCGCCGGCCGCCCGGCCGAAGGGCTCGACCTGCTGGTGGCCGCCACCGCGCACGCACCGGGCGCGGACTGGGCCGGAGTGCCCTGGGTCACCTCGCCCGAACTGGCCGAACGCCTCGGACCGGACCAGGCGGCCCGGGTCCTGATGCAGGTCTGCGCCGCCGCGCCCGACCCGGTGCCCGCGTCCGACCGGGCCGCCCTGGCGGCCTACCTGACGCTGGCCCGCAACGCGGTCACCGTCCACCCCGAACACGGGCTGCTGCTGGGCACGGCCTCCGCGCTGGCCCGGCGGGTGGGCGAGGTGCCGCTCGCGGTCCGTTGGGCCGCCCGGGGCGTACGCGCCGCACCGTCCAAGATCGGCGAGGTCTGGCTCGGGTACGCGCTGCGCAGCGCGGGCCGTACCCGGGAGGCGCTCGCCGCGCTGCGCCGCGCCGTCGACCACGATCCGGACGACCTCGCCGTGTACGCCGACATCGCCGGCACGCTGGCCGACCACGGCCGGCTGGACGAGGCGCTGGTCTGGATCGAGCGGGCGTTGACCCGCAACCCGTCCTTCGACTGCGCGGTACACACCGCCCACCGGCTGCGGTTCCAGCGCGACGCCGACGTACGCCATCTGGTCGCGCTGGCCGACTTCGCCCGCGACCATCCCGACGACTCCCACGAGCACGGTGACCTAGCCGAATGCTGTCGGGGCCGGCCCTGGTTGGGACAGGTGACCCCGGTCGCGTCGCCCCCGGAGGGCACCCGGCAGCCGGCCACCGCCCCGGACGAGGCGCGCCCGACACCGCCCCCGCCCTCGGCGGACGCGGCCCGGCGGCTGCGGCAGGTCGCCCACCCCGCCTGGCCCCACCCACCGGCTGCGTACGACACGGCGGTCGGGCTGGCCACGCTCGACCTGCCCGACCTGCTCGGCCTGCTGGCCCACCCACCCGAGGCCCCGCCGACCGCGCTGGGCCGGGTGCTCGCCGGACAGGACCCGGCGTTGTGGGTGCGCTGCGTGCAGGTGTGGGCCTGCCTCGGCCTGCTGCACCACCGCACCGACGAGCCGTGGGCCGCCTCGACACGACGGCGGGTGCTGACCGAGTTGACCGACACCGAGGAGGTCACCGAGGCGGCCCTGTTCGCGCTGGTCACCGCCGCCTGGGTGGACCCGTCGGTCCGACCCGACGTGGCCGGGCTGGTCGCCGCCCGACTGGCCACGGTGGCCGAGGCGACCCGGCAGGGGCCGGTGGCGATGGCCGCCTCCGTGGCCCACCTGGCGCTGGCCACCCCGGATCTCGACCCGGGCAGCGTCACCGTGGCGCGCACCCTGGCCGGCGCCCCCGGCGGTGGGCACCGTTCTCCGCTCCGCGCCCTGCTGAGCCGGCTGCTGCGGCCGTTCCGGCCCCGCCTCCCCGGCCCACCCTGA
- a CDS encoding TetR/AcrR family transcriptional regulator: MSQSTGGTRERIKAVALELFTEHGYEATSLREVAERLGVTKAALYYHFKSKDEIVTSVVEDRLDRMDALISWGEAQPDTLATRQTLIERYADAMFSGEQPSVMRFFEQNQTALKNLSAGRELRERMFRLASVLCRGDDSAGAQLRAVLALFAVHSSWFAVRTPDITDADRKQVALEVAYELLAAITAKSRTPAEPPCAEE, from the coding sequence GTGAGCCAGAGCACGGGCGGCACCCGGGAGCGGATCAAGGCCGTCGCGCTGGAACTCTTCACCGAGCATGGCTACGAGGCGACCTCGCTGCGTGAGGTGGCCGAACGGCTCGGTGTGACCAAGGCCGCCCTCTACTACCACTTCAAGAGCAAGGACGAGATCGTCACCAGCGTGGTCGAGGACCGCCTGGACCGAATGGACGCGCTGATCTCCTGGGGCGAGGCCCAGCCGGACACGCTGGCCACCCGCCAGACGCTGATCGAGCGGTACGCCGACGCGATGTTCAGTGGCGAGCAGCCCTCGGTGATGCGCTTCTTCGAGCAGAACCAGACGGCCCTGAAGAACCTCTCCGCCGGCCGGGAGCTGCGCGAACGGATGTTCCGGCTGGCCTCCGTGCTCTGCCGGGGGGACGACAGCGCCGGTGCCCAGCTACGGGCCGTGCTGGCCCTGTTCGCGGTGCACAGCAGTTGGTTCGCCGTCCGTACGCCGGACATCACCGACGCCGACCGCAAGCAGGTGGCGTTGGAGGTCGCCTACGAACTGCTCGCCGCGATCACCGCGAAGTCGCGCACCCCTGCCGAGCCTCCCTGCGCCGAAGAGTGA
- a CDS encoding MDR family MFS transporter, whose protein sequence is MAPQQQVTARPNIRLVLSGLMIAMMLAMLDNMIVSTALPRIVGEFGGLNHFTWVVTAYVLGTTVSTPIWGKLGDLYGRKNVFLTAVVLFLFGSALCGMAGSSALGGPDDGMVQLITFRAVQGLGAGGLMVGVMAIIGDLVPPRERGRYQGMIAGIMAIAMVAGPLVGGFITDHLSWRWAFYVNLPLGGVALVLLIATLRLPRYRTEHRIDWLGAALLSVGITAIVLITTWGGNEYAWRSPQILGLAGLALAALVAFGFVERRAPEPILPLGLFANRNFALISTIGFLLGFAMFGAMNFLPLYQQTVQGASATDSGLLLLPLMFGMLVVSLLVGRAITRTGRYRIYPIVGGAVMAVGLALLSLLEVHTSKVQSSFYMIVLGAGMGFLMQTTMLIAQNSVEQKDLGAASGAATFFRSIGGSFGISLFGAIFANRLAGTAAGGAFSGGGEAGAAMNIEQLRDLPAQAREAVLGGLADAISHVFGWAVLFAVLVPVLAWFVREIPLRTSNEPTGTPEEQAETALARSPSGM, encoded by the coding sequence ATGGCCCCACAGCAACAGGTCACCGCGCGACCCAACATCCGACTCGTCCTGTCCGGGCTGATGATCGCCATGATGCTGGCGATGCTCGACAACATGATCGTCAGCACCGCGCTGCCCCGCATCGTCGGCGAGTTCGGTGGGCTCAACCACTTCACCTGGGTGGTCACCGCGTACGTGCTGGGCACCACCGTCTCCACCCCGATCTGGGGCAAGCTCGGCGACCTGTACGGCCGCAAGAACGTCTTCCTCACCGCCGTGGTGCTCTTCCTGTTCGGCTCCGCGCTCTGCGGGATGGCCGGGTCGTCGGCCCTCGGCGGACCCGACGACGGGATGGTCCAGCTCATCACCTTCCGCGCGGTGCAGGGCCTCGGCGCCGGTGGCCTGATGGTCGGCGTGATGGCGATCATCGGCGATCTGGTCCCGCCCCGGGAGCGAGGCCGGTACCAGGGCATGATCGCCGGAATCATGGCCATCGCCATGGTGGCCGGCCCGCTGGTCGGCGGCTTCATCACCGACCACCTCTCCTGGCGCTGGGCGTTCTACGTCAACCTCCCGCTCGGCGGTGTGGCGCTGGTGCTGCTCATCGCCACCCTGCGCCTGCCCCGGTACCGCACGGAGCACCGGATCGACTGGCTCGGCGCCGCCCTGCTGTCGGTCGGCATCACCGCGATCGTGCTGATCACGACCTGGGGCGGCAACGAGTACGCCTGGCGCTCCCCGCAGATCCTCGGCCTCGCCGGCCTGGCGCTCGCCGCGCTGGTGGCCTTCGGTTTCGTCGAGCGGCGGGCCCCCGAGCCGATCCTGCCGCTGGGACTGTTCGCCAACCGGAACTTCGCCCTCATCTCGACGATCGGCTTCCTGCTCGGCTTCGCGATGTTCGGCGCGATGAACTTCCTCCCGCTCTACCAGCAGACCGTGCAGGGCGCCTCGGCCACCGACTCGGGCCTGCTCCTGCTGCCGCTGATGTTCGGCATGCTGGTGGTGTCGCTGCTCGTCGGCCGGGCCATCACCCGGACCGGTCGCTACCGGATCTATCCGATCGTCGGCGGCGCGGTGATGGCCGTCGGGCTCGCCCTGCTGAGCCTGCTGGAGGTGCACACCAGCAAGGTCCAGTCGTCGTTCTACATGATCGTGCTCGGCGCCGGCATGGGCTTCCTCATGCAGACGACGATGCTGATCGCGCAGAACAGCGTGGAGCAGAAGGACCTCGGCGCGGCCAGCGGCGCGGCGACCTTCTTCCGCTCCATCGGCGGGTCGTTCGGCATCTCGCTGTTCGGCGCGATCTTCGCCAACCGGCTGGCCGGTACCGCCGCCGGTGGCGCCTTCAGCGGCGGCGGCGAGGCCGGGGCCGCGATGAACATCGAACAGCTCCGGGATCTGCCGGCGCAGGCCCGCGAGGCGGTGCTCGGTGGGCTGGCCGACGCGATCTCGCACGTCTTCGGATGGGCGGTGCTCTTCGCCGTGCTGGTGCCGGTGCTCGCCTGGTTCGTCCGGGAGATTCCGCTGCGCACCAGCAACGAACCGACCGGCACTCCCGAGGAACAGGCCGAAACCGCCCTCGCCCGCTCCCCGTCCGGGATGTAA
- a CDS encoding SIS domain-containing protein has product MTADIDEQPAGYARLLSAEYAAPIARVAAAVAERRPRHVVFTARGTSDHAALYGAYLAEIRLGLPAGLASPSAVTLFGARPDLSDALVVGVSQSGGSPDLTEVLRAARDSGALTLAVTNAPDSPLAQAAELSVDLAAGHERAVAATKTYTAELLALLMLVEGIRSGDGTLPAEERKTLAALPELAARTLADPTATQLAPRYRFAAQLVTTGRGYAYPTAREAALKLMETSYLPALAFSGADLLHGPLAMTDPDVPVLAVVGSGPGGQAMREVLPRLGERRADVVVVGSAEVEGATRLGVPEVDERYAPLLDILPLQRLALALALTRGEDPDAPRGLKKVTATR; this is encoded by the coding sequence ATGACCGCCGACATCGACGAGCAGCCGGCCGGCTACGCGCGACTGCTCTCCGCCGAGTACGCCGCACCGATCGCCCGGGTCGCCGCGGCCGTCGCCGAGCGCCGGCCCCGGCACGTGGTGTTCACCGCGCGGGGCACCTCCGACCACGCCGCGCTGTACGGGGCGTACCTCGCCGAGATCCGGCTCGGCCTGCCGGCCGGGCTCGCCTCGCCGAGCGCCGTCACCCTCTTCGGCGCCCGGCCGGACCTCTCCGACGCCCTGGTCGTCGGCGTCAGCCAGAGCGGCGGCTCACCCGACCTGACCGAGGTGCTCCGGGCCGCCCGGGACTCCGGCGCCCTCACCCTCGCGGTCACCAACGCGCCGGACTCGCCGCTGGCCCAGGCCGCCGAACTCTCCGTCGACCTCGCCGCCGGGCACGAGCGGGCGGTGGCGGCGACCAAGACGTACACCGCCGAACTGCTCGCCCTGCTGATGCTGGTCGAGGGGATCCGGTCCGGCGACGGCACCCTGCCGGCCGAGGAGCGGAAGACCCTGGCCGCGCTGCCCGAACTGGCCGCCCGTACCCTGGCCGACCCGACCGCGACCCAGCTCGCCCCCCGCTACCGGTTCGCCGCCCAACTGGTCACCACCGGCCGGGGGTACGCGTACCCGACCGCCCGGGAGGCCGCGCTCAAGCTGATGGAGACGTCGTACCTGCCGGCGCTGGCCTTCTCCGGCGCCGACCTGCTGCACGGCCCGCTCGCGATGACCGACCCGGACGTGCCGGTGCTGGCCGTGGTCGGCTCCGGGCCGGGCGGGCAGGCGATGCGCGAGGTGCTGCCCCGGCTCGGCGAGCGTCGGGCCGACGTGGTCGTGGTCGGCTCCGCCGAGGTCGAGGGGGCTACCCGGCTCGGCGTGCCCGAGGTCGACGAGCGCTACGCCCCGCTGCTGGACATCCTGCCGCTGCAACGGCTGGCGCTGGCCCTCGCGCTGACCCGGGGCGAGGACCCGGACGCGCCACGGGGCCTGAAGAAGGTCACCGCGACGAGGTGA